The following proteins are encoded in a genomic region of Zea mays cultivar B73 chromosome 9, Zm-B73-REFERENCE-NAM-5.0, whole genome shotgun sequence:
- the LOC109943283 gene encoding uncharacterized protein: MRWSSPPALCRRQRHPQPQAPLPPSFIRSRRTSPSTTSPTPFLHQRGVGDLSRSSISREGAGERASAERSEQEPEDLAIHNLPSSLPPSASVRGACRLRTVHATTSRDCGRHRKQSLLRVEDNLAGERGGTRGLRRTATSGLLLPPNSLILNCFPHLPVLYGRHEVLFMCLL; encoded by the exons ATGCGCTGGAGTTCCCCTCCCGCACTTTGCCGACGCCAGAGACATCCGCAACCGCAAGCGCCCCTTCCTCCTTCCTTCATCAGGAGccggaggacctcgccgtccaccACCTCCCCTACTCCCTTCCTCCATCAGCGTGGCGTCGGCGACCTGTCTCGGTCGAGCATCAGCCGAGAAGGAGCAGGTGAGCGGGCATCAGCCGAGCGGAGCGAGCAGGAGCCGGAGGACCTCGccatccacaacctcccctccTCCCTTCCTCCATCGGCGTCGGTGAGGGGTGCTTGTCGCTTGCGGACTGTGCACGCCACCACAAGCCGGGACTGTGGGCGCCACCGCAAGCAG TCTCTGCTGCGCGTGGAGGACAACCTTGCCGGCGAGCGAGGAGGAACGCGAGGACTCAGACGCACCGCCACGTCTGGTCTGCTCCTACCCCCCAATTCTCTGATCCTAAATTGTTTCCCTCACCTGCCTGTCCTCTATGGAAGACATGAGGTTCTGTTCATGTGCTTACTTTGA